In one window of Leptidea sinapis chromosome 31, ilLepSina1.1, whole genome shotgun sequence DNA:
- the LOC126974048 gene encoding pupal cuticle protein-like — translation MKSMIVVCLALACGAHASGWAGPPANIALSQDGRNILDTPEVAQARAAHLSALQQAAQNNNNPQDDGSYDPRWDNEEYWQQSEGKWNGAPANQWNGAPANQWNGAQANQWNGAPSHQWNSAPAAPAWNAGAPAPVAETPEVAQARAAHLAALNAAKPAQNQWNAPAHNQWDSPAQNQWNAPAQNQWNGAPSWQGPPANIKLAQNGAGILETPEVAAARAAHLAAHAQVAHNAPAPHQQQQRW, via the exons atgaaatccATG ATTGTTGTATGTTTGGCGTTGGCGTGCGGAGCTCATGCTTCCGGTTGGGCCGGTCCCCCCGCCAACATCGCTCTCTCCCAAGACGGACGGAATATCTTAGATACACCGGAAGTCGCCCAGGCTCGGGCAGCCCATCTCTCCGCGTTACAACAGGCAGCACAAAACAACAACAACCCCCAGGACGATGGCTCATACGACCCCCGTTGGGACAACGAAGAGTACTGGCAACAATCTGAGGGAAAATGGAACGGTGCTCCCGCTAACCAGTGGAACGGTGCTCCAGCCAACCAGTGGAACGGTGCTCAAGCCAACCAGTGGAACGGCGCCCCCTCTCACCAGTGGAACTCCGCACCTGCTGCCCCCGCGTGGAACGCTGGTGCCCCCGCCCCAGTCGCCGAAACACCTGAAGTAGCTCAAGCCCGCGCCGCTCACCTGGCCGCTCTCAACGCTGCCAAGCCCGCACAAAACCAGTGGAACGCCCCCGCTCACAACCAATGGGACTCTCCAGCTCAAAACCAATGGAACGCCCCAGCTCAAAACCAATGGAACGGTGCTCCTTCATGGCAAGGACCTCCCGCTAACATCAAGCTGGCCCAGAACGGAGCTGGTATCTTAGAGACCCCTGAGGTGGCCGCCGCTCGTGCCGCTCACTTAGCTGCCCACGCGCAGGTCGCTCACAACGCTCCCGCCCCTCACCAACAACAACAGCGCTGGTGA